Proteins encoded by one window of Cloeon dipterum chromosome 2, ieCloDipt1.1, whole genome shotgun sequence:
- the LOC135937458 gene encoding uncharacterized protein LOC135937458 — MNTPPIEVSDKMQNNTTVQSVDAVVQTDAVLVSNAAPVTLINAEDYGAWEVTCGSLYLFGSQVLSWEENFNFCCSLGMLPLTVEDDWKRSCLQDFIGGVKWPHSSMYWSTGKRLSGNTFTWYDKRVTFSPTLWEANQPDNVNGTENCVMLRIFKFELNSVKLEDTHCDKLAVSACVGPTTPAPKCSFPLCANIDCKKNETFFTNLVENPAYYLTEPKNHGIWIEVNYRTFMFSFESDLRTFEEANQACCALDFKLLSLHQGYKFRFLSAAFKNLTIKSGKFWTSGSDFGCEGVFGFCSTNRTLVTNETIWLPNQPDNLKGNEHCLAINALSNYAAALSNDNCDLKLRYICEGRASTQAKALELECAAASNLTDDEIPMAFASPNGSDRFKCFITCYGENANLYGNGKMVDSRILPFVPYISEGNDSSMKEYYSTMDQCKQDSRKFKGCLRVANFVSCSQAKSPTLTEKMINVVETTISEKKAWLPPVSESLCPNAYDKIMNEDYRAFFDLYSAERANLFSYRLVICTSCGKKFLLLSIEKAPPLTTLRQAMTECAKWGLRLVTIDTQTKLDCMINTNIQVDLSLPTYPEKFYAIAAILNRPLKAKNCFSDVPFGLDSWIANNISTATGPFVVVNFSKKYATTVGGSFKHIICETF; from the exons ATGAACACCCCTCCAATCGAAGTTTCTGACAAGATGCAAAACAACACCACGGTTCAGTCTGTAGACGCTGTTGTTCAAACTGACGCAGTGTTGGTTTCAAATGCTGCCCCAGTGACGTTAATTA ATGCCGAAGATTACGGAGCTTGGGAAGTAACTTGTGGGAGCCTCTATCTATTTGGAAGCCAAGTT ttaagCTGGGAAGAAAACTTCAACTTTTGCTGCAGTTTGGGCATGCTTCCGTTGACGGTGGAAGATGACTGGAAACGTTCTTGTCTGCAAGATTTCATTGGCG GTGTGAAATGGCCTCACAGCTCCATGTATTGGAGCACAGGCAAACGGCTGTCCGGAAACACTTTTACGTGGTACGACAAGCGCGTCACTTTCAGCCCGACTCTGTGGGAAGCCAACCAACCAGACAATGTCAATGGAACTGAAAACTGTGTCATGCTGAGGATTTTcaagtttgaattaaattccgTGAAATTAGAAGATACGCACTGCGACAAACTGGCAGTTTCGGCTTGTGTG ggACCAACTACGCCGGCACCAAAATGCTCTTTTCCATTGTGTGCAAACATTGActgcaagaaaaat gagACTTTTTTCACAAATCTGGTTGAAAATCCAGCTTATTATCTGACTG agccTAAAAATCACGGAATATGGATAGAGGTCAACTATAGAACGTTTATGTTTAGCTTTGAAAGTGACTTGCGGACG tttgaagaAGCTAATCAGGCCTGTTGTGCACTCGACTTCAAGCTGCTTAGTCTCCACCAAGGATACAAATTCAGATTTCTTTCGGCTGCTTTTAAAA ATCTTACAATAAAATCTGGCAAATTTTGGACGTCAGGCAGTGATTTTGGATGCGAAGGAGTTTTTGGATTTTGTTCCACGAACAGGACATTGGTGACGAATGAGACAATCTGGCTGCCTAACCAACCGGACAACTTGAAGGGAAACGAACACTGCTTAGCAATAAACGCGTTGAGCAATTACGCGGCTGCTCTGAGTAATGACAACTGTGACCTCAAACTGAGATATATTTGCGaa ggaaGGGCATCAACTCAGGCAAAAGCTCTGGAGCTGGAATGCGCTGCAGCTTCCAATCTCACAGATG ATGAAATTCCTATGGCGTTTGCCAGCCCGAATGGTAGCGACagatttaaatgtttcatcACTTGTTACGGAGAGAATGCAAACCTT TACGGCAATGGAAAAATGGTTGACTCCCGGATTTTGCCTTTTGTGCCATACATTTCTGAAGGAAATGATTCCTCCATGAAGGAGTACTATAGCACCATGGACCAATGCAAACAAGACAGTC gaaaatttaaggGCTGCCTTCGAGTTGCCAATTTTGTCTCTTGCAGTCAGGCAAAGTCACCAACCCTCACTGAAAAGATGATCAACGTAGTAGAAACAACAATTTCG GAAAAAAAGGCATGGCTACCACCTGTTTCAGAGTCACTTTGCCCCAACGCTTatgataaaattatgaat GAGGACTACAGGGCTTTCTTTGATTTATATTCAGCAG AGAGGGCAAATTTGTTCTCTTACAGACTCGTAATCTGCACTTCATGCGGGAAAAAATTTCTCCTTCTCTCAATAGAAAAAGCA ccgCCACTGACGACCCTGCGGCAGGCAATGACCGAGTGTGCAAAGTGGGGACTGCGTCTCGTCACTATTGACACACAAACAAAACTCGACTGCATGATCAACACAAACATTC AGGTCGATCTCAGTCTTCCAACCTATCCGGAAAAGTTCTACGCGATTGCCGCCATCTTGAACAGACCCCTAAAGGCGAAGAACTGCTTTTCTGATGTCCCATTTGGCTTGGACAGCTGGATTGCAAATAACATTTCGACCGCCACAGGACCATTTGTcgttgtaaatttttccaaaaaatacgCCACCACTGTAGGTGGTTCGTTTAAACATATCATTTGTGAAACGTTTTAA